One Mytilus trossulus isolate FHL-02 chromosome 5, PNRI_Mtr1.1.1.hap1, whole genome shotgun sequence DNA segment encodes these proteins:
- the LOC134718671 gene encoding ras-related protein Rab-35-like, producing MPLTDSDCAATYKILVLGDTTVGKSSILRTLTGKDFVNKTLPTVGIDFVRRTFEVDGAVVKLNVWDTAGQQRFHSVTRKHYRGVQGIVLVYDITDRKSFTHLSFWVDSVNKGITNSKNQYDTVPIILVGNKSDLEKDRQIEEEEGKELATKILAFDFIETSAKKNENVFMMFKRLAQYVTETFDPKVMKSYHPYMLRPPEIMEEKRKQNDNSKKKKKKKKEKTNKQDKNKSKKDKLLTSPCTSTEHSNGHLLENEITNCEEHNPQQNGKIKKKSRGLKLTKRKLRIIKTTNKNKRKKKKKTIGFLWRKLFRRKQNSSKRESDSSYGHTSRHEHSCVIL from the exons ATGCCATTAACTGATTCTGACTGTGCTGCCACCTATAAGATTCTAGTATTAGGGGATACAACTGTTGGAAAATCTTCTATATTAAGAACTTTAACGGGGAAAGATTTCGTGAATAAGACTCTCCCGACTGTTG GTATTGACTTTGTTCGAAGAACGTTTGAAGTGGATGGTGCTGTTGTCAAACTAAATGTATG ggATACAGCTGGTCAACAGAGATTTCATTCCGTCACGAGGAAGCACTATAGAGGAGTACAG GGTATAGTATTGGTTTATGATATCACAGACAGGAAATCATTCACACATTTATCGTTTTGGGTCGACAGTGTAAACAAA GGAATAACAAATAGTAAGAATCAATATGACACCGTACCGATCATATTAGTGGGGAACAAATCAGATCTAGAAAAAGATAGACAAATAGAGGAAGAAGAAGGCAAAGAG CTAGCAACGAAAATACTGGCATTtgacttcatagaaaccagtgccaaaaagaatgaaaatgttttcATGATGTTTAAAAGACTGGCGCAGTATGTTACAGAAACATTTGATCCTAAAGTG aTGAAAAGTTATCATCCATACATGTTACGACCGCCAGAAATAATGGAAGAAAAGCGgaagcaaaatgacaattcgaaaaagaaaaagaagaaaaagaaagaaaaaacgaacaaacaagataaaaataaatcgaaaaaaGATAAGTTACTGACATCTCCATGTACATCAACAGAACATTCAAATGGCCATCTCCTAGAAAATGAAATCACAAACTGTGAGGAACATAACCCACAACAAAATgggaaaataaagaaaaaatctcgGGGACTCAAATTAACAAAGAGAAAATTACGAATCATTAAaactacaaataaaaacaaaagaaaaaagaagaaaaagacaaTAGGATTCCTTTGGCGGAAGCTTTTCAGGCGGAAACAAAATAGTTCTAAGAGAGAAAGTGACAGCAGTTATGGCCACACATCAAGACATGAACATAGTTGTGTTATATTGTGA